CTTGCGGACATCACTCACCTTGCCTCGAAATGTGTCCTTATTTGGACCATTCATAGAAACAAGAGCGCTGAAGGTACTTGTGGCACGCATGCTATTTCCAACAGCTGGCTAATAGAGTGATGACTCGCAGGTGTTTCCCTCTTAACTCAGATGCTATATACTTTGGTCTTCCTTACGCGCTACACTGATCTGCTTCGCCATGGCGGTTGGACAGAGCCTTATAACGTCATTTTCAAGTTCTTCTATTTTATATCATcattctatactatatttttgatgatgagggtgttTCCTCGAACCCGCGAGACGGAAAGAGCGTGGAAAATGGCCTTGATCTCTGTCGGAGTTTGCCTCGTACTCTCGCCCATTGTGATTCCCATTTTCGGTAAATATCCTGCATTGTGGTTTGAAGAGGTGAGTTTGACTGCTgcgcctttttttctccagaCGTTAACTGTGGCCCCGAATAACTAGATTCTATGGACGTTCTCTATAATACTGGAATCGGTTTGTGTTCTTCCGCAACTGTTGCTTCTTCGCCAGACTACCGTCCCCACTGTTATCAATTCATACTATCTTCTGATGCTGGGATCTTACCGAGCATTTTACATAATAAACTGGTTCGTCCGGGGAGTCGGCGGTGACCACAATGTGAGCTGGATCTCGGTTATCTTCGGAGTCGTCCAGACCGCATTCTATATCGACTTTGCCTGGGTCTACTATACTCGCCAACGCGTGAAGCTCCGGAATGGAGGAGTTGTGGATTCGGAAGATTACCGGAACAGTTATATTGTCAACAAGGTGTTCAACATtagacggcgaagaagtgaggatgaggaagagcagagaCTCCacggcgaggacgatgacagtGGCGAGCATCAGCCAACGAATAACCGTTGGGGTGCGCGGGGAATTTCCGTCTCGGCCGACGATACATTAGAAGGCCAGCACAACGAGCGCTCTTTGGCGACGGATCATGATGCGGAGGGATTCGCGGAAGATGAACGCCGCTAGCTATTCTACACATAACGGGGAGACTACGCGATCGCTGGCTGTGCCAGTTGACCAGGCACGGTCCTCCCCTCACATATGCTGAGCATCCCACATATATgaatttaaatatagatatgcGATATTGAATTATCTTCTGGAGGGTAGGTGGTGAATCCTGGCAACTTGTTGAGTCGGCAGTCAGACAGACCTAAATATAAACTTGGTGAAGTCATAAGCCTGGAGTTATGAAGCaattgtacggagtagttgTCGAGTTGTGGACGGTTGTTGTCTCGTAGAACATTTGTTTTGGCCCGTCTGAGCCATTGCTGCGCCAGGGCATAGCCACGATAGAAGGATGAGAATAATGGGGACATCAGGAACAAGATAATCACAATAATTACACCACTAAGGACGGGTCGATAGAGGTAATTTGAATCAGGGGCCGTTTGAGGCCACTAAGGCCAGAAAATATGCCTGACGAAGAGAAAACTGCCTTGTTCATTTTTAGACGACGTCGACAAATGACGGCTTCGGGTCGTCCGGCTGGGTGCAGGAAGCTCAGACCGGATTACTATACTCTAATTTAGCCCGCTATTGTTTCATGAGCTTAGCATCTTGCATTCGCCGGTCCCTGCGCCGCTCATCGTCGGGTCCGACGATTAATCGACGATTAATCGACAATTATTGTTTGATGTAGTTGTATTATTTTGGTCGACGACCACGTGCATACAGATCACGTGCACCCAGATCTCGGTTGAGAGAAGCGACGGACATCCCGTCACGATCGCTGGCTTTGTCTCTAATCAACCGAGGAGCCCTGCCATCATGTTCTCCGCTTCAGTTTTTGGGGATCGAATGATAAATTTACCTGAATACGACGTGCCCCACCGCCATGAACTGTGTCCATGACATTCCAACCTTAGGCGCCGGGCTCGCCGCCAGCTCGTGCCCCTCTCTTATCCATTGGAGACTGTTGCTCGAAAATCCTTAGAGGACCGCCTCCTCGAGTCGCCAGCCGCGTAGTCAGCCACTGTCCATGGATACACGTGGTCGTTGTTGGATGTGGAATTGTGGATGCATGTCACCCGGAGGAACTGAGAAGGAACCCAGTTTACTTCCAAAGTCTAAGTCTGCGCAGACCCTTGCTTCTAGTTCTCCCACCCAGGCTACTTGAATACTGACAGCTTGGACCGGAGTATGTAGATAGTTACGTCTTACTGGGGTCCGtgaataagaaataaaaataaaaataaaaatgcCAAAACATCCATGGCTGAATACGGAGTATGAAGCACTAAATTGGAGTGTTCCACCAACGCTCTTAGCCTCCTACGCTCCATCTTCTCGCCCCAGGCGATGGCAGCCACAGCTCGCACTCCTGCGAGTCGCAAAGACTTGTGAGGCCCACGATGCGCTCCGCCAACCACAGGACCCAGACAGGGCGTTTAATTGCGTTCATTTATGGTTCGATcctcgtcgaggagatgCGGCCCTGCCACGCTAAACCGAGTTAATCCTAGGCGGTGCATCCCTATCCACATGGGGTTTACAGCCGCaataagaaaagaagcaCGCCTTGATCGGATCAACCACGGGTCCACGAGCAACGACTGGCTTACTCTCGAGTTTTGGACTCTTTTCGAAGCTTCTTTCAAAACTTCCGTTTGGTCTTGTGCGCTGGCTACGCGCATTGCCAAGAATCCCAGACGTCCTGCGCTGCAGTCCTTATAATGAAACCAAGATTTCCCGCCTTCCACTGCGGTTTTTGGGGGCTACAAGCCTCCAAGGCCACCACCCCCAAGTTCTCTTTGTTGTAGCTTGTCAACTTATCAAGTGCTAAACGCTACTGTGGTAGTCGTCGGTTCTACATTTATCTTTTCATCGCCGTTGGGATTACGCCCCGGATGATCTACGTTCGTACATTCAAAGCCCTTTGTCGTAAAAGCTTCCGCGTGCTGCTCCTAGTAGTCCAGACTGGAGCCGGTAACCTCTTTTTGTCGAGTTAGCGCTAACCAGGCGATGCTCATTTGGCCTTACGGCCGCTAATCCTGTACCTTGGTCTCCTCGCTTCGCCATTGACTCCTCTTTCAAGGTTCCCACCCCTGGAGATCCGGAGCCCTGGGACTTCGATCGGTCCAGTCTTGGCCCTTGTCAAGAATGGGCGCAGTGGGCCTTGAAAAATAATATGCAGAGTCTGAGCCCCGAGGATTGGGGGCTAGATTCCAGCTAGTACCTTTTCTAATTCTCATCTCATTGTGCAAGCTGCAAATGGCCCGTCGTCCCTCTTAGAAAAGCTAGCTGCCCCGGTATTGTTGGGCGCTTAAATGCAGACACCATCTTCCATCCTAGGCCTCTTGTTTGGAGAAGGTTCATGTGGCACGGTAATGGTCGGCGGTACTCATCACACATTTTCGTGCTCTGTGGGCCTGTTGTTGAAACAAGAGCTTCATGCTGGCTTTGCCTCGCAAGGCATTCTGGCTTCGTTGATATCGTCGACTCGAGTATATGAACGTCCACGGCGCCGCTACTAAGGATTCTCTTCTATCTCTATCCTCGACTGCGCTCATGAAGAAAGTGTTCTGTTGAAATCCATATACCTTATTCGAACAACGAATCAGCTCAACACCCGGCGTCAAGGTGTCCGAAGACTTCATATCTTGTAATCCCCTCAACCTCGATTCATTCGTCGAATATCTACACTTTGCCGCCCTATACACAGGCCTCCCTGCTGTCTGTTTCATAAAGTGTTTCATTGTCTTCTCTTGGTCCACCAACGAACATTCTCTCCGGCGCTTCCAGCCATACTCTGATTGACTCCTTTCTATGTTTTGTCAGTCCGCGAGCGGAGACTACAGACCAATGTCGTTTGGACAGGGTGGTTGCAACCCAAACGAAGCAATGGAGGAATTCTACGGGGGCATCAACGCACATTGGCCGGTGATGGAGCGTGTAAGCATAACCCAAGCAGCTACAGAGCATACCTTGTCCGCGAAAACCTATACTAACAACCCTTGGTTCCACCACGCACAGTCCCCCTACGGACCAGTCACTCATCCATACAATGCATCAGCATACCAAAATCCCGCCATCCTCACACCAATCAGCCTCCCGGACAGCTCGTACGCCCACGCCCACACCCGCACCAGCCCAGTCCTCAGCAACCACTCCCAACAACAAGAATACCAATACCCCGTCTCCGACTCTGCCATCGCCCACCATGGCCTGGGCATTACCACCCCTTTCCCCAGCGAACTCACGCGGGACGCGAGCTTCGGCCTGGGCATCGCACCGACTAGCTACACCAGCTTACGAGAAGAAACCATCTCCCCACAGCCTTCATTACCACGGCGGCGTCAACGTCGAGACTCCAGACAGCCCGCACCGCATAACCCACCAGTCCAAAtcctcccaaacccacatGGAGTACAGCTCCTAGAACAGCAACGACGCCAAAGTTACGGCGACCCCAACACACAGCGGCCTCGGGCCCCTGGGCGTGGGCGTAGAGATCCGCaagccgaggaggaagacgccTTCGTCGAAGGCCTCCGTGAGCAGAACCTCTCGTGGCGAACCATCCGAGATATGTTCCGCGAGAGGTACAACAAGGATGCGACGGAGGCGCGCCTGCAAATGCGGCAGGTACGGAGGCGCAAGGAGCGACTGGCACGCTGGGATGAGCATGATGTGCGTGAGTGTACCGTGGCAAGTTTGGGTTAGACTGCTctgtttttattttattttttgaaGGGCAGGAATTCTGGCTGTGTATGGTTCCGCTAACGATGGAGTATTCCAGGTTCGAATGCTCTTACGCGCTAGACATTATTGGGAGCAGGAGAAGTACAGGCTTATTGCACAGAAGGTGAGCACTCATAGATCTATTAGCTATGGCAAGGCTCGTCAGCTAACAATCTTTATTCTAGATGGCGGAGTTAGGAGCTACAACTACATTTACAGCAGAACAATGTGAAGCTCAATTAGATTACATTGATGCACAGGAGCGCGAACGGGAAgagcgagaaagagaagagcaGGACAACGCTCAACAATCACATACGACAGAACCTCGACGCAAACGACGGCGAACAGAAACGAAAGAAACTGGAGAGAAAGCACCTCAAAAAAAGACACCCcgagggaaaaagaaaacaaagacGGGGACATAACTTCCATTGCGATCCGCATTGCAATAtgttgtttttttattttcataGACCTGTTTAATTATTTACTCATATTTCCTTTTGGGCGCATTGTTTCTAGCCTTGATCTTGTTGGGACCTGGAAGATTGCATGGATGCGAAATTGCGAATGATGCGTACATTTTTTGCATAGTTGGGATTTGATTCTGGGCTGCTTTTACCACATTTTGCCTTGCCTTGCATAATTTGCTTGATTCACAATATACCCATGCCGTCCGCTCGTTACTATATCACTGACTCGCAACAATACACTTACTTGAGAATATACACTTTATGATCAACCCTTTAATCAAACCGCTCACAAAGAAACCTAGACTAGAAACCAAACTTTGAATTCGACCCAAGGAACCAAACCCAACCAAGACACCAGTGCAGGTTCCTGGCAAGCCACAATCCTTGCTAGGAGTCCTTCGAAACTTGCCGGTCCCTGAACGGCGCGCTTGGCGACACGGCACTCATTTCCGCCCATATCAATCAATGGAactttttaaatattaatgaATCATATGTACGTATTGAAAAATGCACTATGCAACGACTAAGTACCATTCTCTGGCCCGTGTCCGGTTTTTAATTTCCTCAATAATCCTGTCGCCTTTAACGCTCGGAGGTCTAGACTGGTCTCAAGGTTCCAACTCCATGTCTATCAATACCAATGGGGAATGCCGGGGTTCCGCGGGTTAGAAGTCCTGAATAAGGAACGGTGAACGGTTTTTGAGCCGCCGACGAACTGCTCTTTGGGTCCTGCCACTGGGGCTATCCTAGGTACAAGCACCGTACTCCAATTCCCAAACCGGTTGGGTCAAGGGCCAGTGGATACCAAAGGATTGGGGAATGGGGAGACGCGTGGTGCCCCGGTGCCTGGAGTGCTTTCTTGGTCCtggttcttgttcttgttctggcCTGGAGAGTTTAGCTTTCGGATCGTAGCAGAGTCCGTTAGTCAGAGTCTATCTTGGAAATTTCGGAAGGCTGAGCTGAGtttgttggggttgttgttaaATTAAAACGTTCGGCGATCTTCAGATTGGATTTGGAGTCGGGGATTCTCCGAACGAGTCAACGATCGTGCGGACTGCGGACTGCGGGCTGATTTTGGCCCGTTGGATCCTGACTGGATGGTGGAGATCATGCCGCATGGGGGAAATGATGCCTGAGTGTTTGTTGGATGTATGGTAACTATCACTAAGTCCACCCTAGTCTTCGCACTCCGGATTGGTTCGAGGTTTTGTATTTCGCTCATCAATATAACAATGCGCTTACGGTGTCCGATCTCTAGTTACTCAACATACATTAACTATACTTAGAAATTCCGAATGGGTATCACTCTAGTAGGAGGCAGCAATTGAAACAAGAGGGGGGAAATGGAATGAAATAAAAGATTGTTGATCTATCATTCGCTATCCGACTCTAAATCCTCATCGTTGACAGGAAACGTCAAGAGTGCCGCAATGCCCCCCAGCCCATCAAGTCTCTTCCCACTCTCATGCTCAGAACTCAGGACCCGTACTTCACCCCCTGCGACATCTCGCACACGATCTACAAGTGCAACCCACCGCTTCCGCTCTGCCACATCCTGGGACCGGAATAGTCTGTTTGAGATGATGAGCACCccgccgccagggcccaCAGCGCCCTGATCAACGGCGTGCTCGACCTCCCGCGGCCCGTAGGTAGCCTTGTTAGTCTCCTTGCGTAGTTGCTCGTTGAAGTCATCCATTAGCTTCGTTTCACGCGCGTGCTTAGTATCGCTGAGGAGTGCTTTTACTGTAGGCGATTGGAGAACTTCTGTTAGCGAGTGGAGGTAGCCTGAGGCGGAgtggacgacgacgagagaTGGGAGAAGACGCTTGAGCgctggggttgttgtgtttgccACAGATTGGATGTGCTTTTGAAAAGCAGCTGCGACGAAACCGGGGGAGGCAAGTAGGACAGGGCGGACAGCGTCGTTAGTCGCCATTGATGTTGAGCTAGTGTTGAATTCCatgtggcggaggagggtgtcGAGTGTTGTTTGGTAGAATTTCGTCATGGTCTGTTGCTAGTTAGCACTAAAGAGAACCCCTAGATGTGTTTGTTCCTTGGTCTCTAGGGATCAATGTACCTTGTCATGATCACTTCCGCCAGCCCTCTTTCTCGGAACAGACATCTCAATTTTCTGCTTCAATACCGTCCGGAACTGCCCAATGAAGCATATGTGTGCTATACCTTCCTGCATAACGACGGCTATGGCCTCCGCTCTCCGATTCCCACCCTCATCAACTGCATCCTTCAGCGCCTCGACGGCAACACTATCCCAACCGCTCCCCTCATTATCCGGTCCTGACCCCTTCTCTAGCGTAAACTGCCGATTGAGCTCTAGATCAAGGGTATGATACTGTCCAATTTTGGTATGTGGCGTCTCATTCACAATCTGCCCGCTAACGTGAAGCTGAGAGTTGTGAGGGTCAAAGTCGAGGTTCCTGACTCGGATTTCGAGGGTGAGTCGGACGCGCGAAGAGCTCGTTGAGCCCGTTGATGCGGCGGTTGTTGTTACGCGGCGGATGGCGGTTGCATACAGGAGATCACCAGGGACTATGAGGTTGTATGCGTGCCACTGGTAGTATCACACTGGTGAGAGGGGTTGCTGGGGCTGTCCTGGCGGGGTGACATACCATGTCTTCAGGCTCTTCGGGGATGAGGGAGACGCTGCCGGTGCCATCATATTCGATTTTGTTTTTGACAAGACGCATCTTGGCGATTTTGGGTATATGATAAAGGTGAGGTATATGAGTAATTGACCAAGTGTTGTTGAATCTGGGGAAGGGAGTTGTCTTCAATCACAACTCCGATAATTCTGATGACGATTTTCGGCCTCAGGCAACGAAAGTGCGGGACATGTCCTGAAAAGGCTTATCGTTTGAACTTGCTTATCGATAGGAGTGGGTCTTGATCCCGTAAGTAGACAGTCACGTGTCAGGCCTTGTTGCGCTTTTATTTACCTCCGGCAATCACAGCAGTATATGTTTCCAGGCAACCGCAAGGCAGGCCTCACTGACCTCAATTCACTGCCCTATTTTTATTCCCAGAACTTATACCCCACCTACTCGATGTCTACCCTCTACATTATCTCCCCGACGTAAAATCCGCTATCCCTCCAACATAACAATGCCCGATCAACCGCGAGTGATTCTCGAGAAGTCCCGCACCGTCCGCCGTCGATACCAGCGCAGCAACCAACGGTTTCAATTTACGGCAACCCAGATCGCGCGGATCGAGCGTGAGCAAGACCGAGAACGTCGAGCACAGAAGCTCCgggacaaggagaagcggCGCAttcaggagaagaagaagaaagcggagaaggaagcaaAGGCTCGCGAGGAACGAATCCGTTCCGGTATCCCGGACCCCAATGCGCCTTCTGTACCAGCAAGTCAGCCATTGCTCTTCaattttataaagaagaCACCATCTGTTCAGCCTGAAAGCCAGGACAGCAAAGAGGAACAGGTCCACACTGATAGTGGTAGTGGCAGTGACACAGAGGTAGCGACTGagtttgaagatgaggatttGAGCTtagaagatgaagagctgGACTGTATGTTCATGGCTCTTGGTGAGGCGGAAGTATCTGCGGATGCGAATACCGAGGGGACCGGTCTAAAAGACAAAGGGAaagatgatgacgaattCTCTGAATGCTCCGCCTTCTACGATGAGGACATTATTAAAGAGCCCGTGTCTGTTTTAGAAGAACAGGTATCAGTTACAACTGTCTTGAGCGGCGATTCCTTCCAAGACGACACGGCAATCCTCCTAGAGGAGTTTGCACCCGAATTTGACCCCGGGGCTAGCTTTGACCAAGAATTAGCTCAGTTGGATGCGACTTGAGAgctggatatatatatatatatatatatatatatatattcacaCCACAACCAAGGGGCCTAGTATCTCCGAGAGAGATATACAAACCATGCATGCTTTCCGATCCGTCGGAGCAGTGCGGGTGGGCTTCGGATAGAGAACATCTCCGTGACCCGTCGGGTTAGACGGCAAAGTGTCGGTGATAAATTGAAATATCGCTATCCCGATCATCCGACGGGTGGGAAACTGTAGACGATATTAATGGGCTTGCGGTGAATCTGCCGAAATAGTCGCCAT
This genomic interval from Aspergillus puulaauensis MK2 DNA, chromosome 7, nearly complete sequence contains the following:
- the DOM34 gene encoding putative translation factor pelota (BUSCO:EOG09262NB1;~COG:J;~EggNog:ENOG410PFZ1;~InterPro:IPR029064,IPR005142,IPR004405,IPR005140, IPR005141,IPR042226,IPR038069;~PFAM:PF03464,PF03463,PF03465;~go_process: GO:0070481 - nuclear-transcribed mRNA catabolic process, non-stop decay [Evidence IEA];~go_process: GO:0070966 - nuclear-transcribed mRNA catabolic process, no-go decay [Evidence IEA];~go_process: GO:0071025 - RNA surveillance [Evidence IEA]) → MRLVKNKIEYDGTGSVSLIPEEPEDMWHAYNLIVPGDLLYATAIRRVTTTAASTGSTSSSRVRLTLEIRVRNLDFDPHNSQLHVSGQIVNETPHTKIGQYHTLDLELNRQFTLEKGSGPDNEGSGWDSVAVEALKDAVDEGGNRRAEAIAVVMQEGIAHICFIGQFRTVLKQKIEMSVPRKRAGGSDHDKTMTKFYQTTLDTLLRHMEFNTSSTSMATNDAVRPVLLASPGFVAAAFQKHIQSVANTTTPALKRLLPSLVVVHSASGYLHSLTEVLQSPTVKALLSDTKHARETKLMDDFNEQLRKETNKATYGPREVEHAVDQGAVGPGGGVLIISNRLFRSQDVAERKRWVALVDRVRDVAGGEVRVLSSEHESGKRLDGLGGIAALLTFPVNDEDLESDSE
- a CDS encoding uncharacterized protein (COG:S;~EggNog:ENOG410PN8P), which gives rise to MPDQPRVILEKSRTVRRRYQRSNQRFQFTATQIARIEREQDRERRAQKLRDKEKRRIQEKKKKAEKEAKAREERIRSGIPDPNAPSVPASQPLLFNFIKKTPSVQPESQDSKEEQVHTDSGSGSDTEVATEFEDEDLSLEDEELDCMFMALGEAEVSADANTEGTGLKDKGKDDDEFSECSAFYDEDIIKEPVSVLEEQVSVTTVLSGDSFQDDTAILLEEFAPEFDPGASFDQELAQLDAT
- a CDS encoding uncharacterized protein (COG:S;~EggNog:ENOG410PYYX): MFCQSASGDYRPMSFGQGGCNPNEAMEEFYGGINAHWPVMERVSITQAATEHTLSAKTYTNNPWFHHAQSPYGPVTHPYNASAYQNPAILTPISLPDSSYAHAHTRTSPVLSNHSQQQEYQYPVSDSAIAHHGLGITTPFPSELTRDASFGLGIAPTSYTSLREETISPQPSLPRRRQRRDSRQPAPHNPPVQILPNPHGVQLLEQQRRQSYGDPNTQRPRAPGRGRRDPQAEEEDAFVEGLREQNLSWRTIRDMFRERYNKDATEARLQMRQVRRRKERLARWDEHDVRMLLRARHYWEQEKYRLIAQKMAELGATTTFTAEQCEAQLDYIDAQEREREEREREEQDNAQQSHTTEPRRKRRRTETKETGEKAPQKKTPRGKKKTKTGT
- a CDS encoding ER lumen protein-retaining receptor (COG:U;~EggNog:ENOG410PK6I;~InterPro:IPR000133;~PFAM:PF00810;~TransMembrane:5 (o65-86i98-117o129-148i160-178o190-210i);~go_component: GO:0016021 - integral component of membrane [Evidence IEA];~go_function: GO:0046923 - ER retention sequence binding [Evidence IEA];~go_process: GO:0006621 - protein retention in ER lumen [Evidence IEA]) — protein: MSFTVPRVLADITHLASKCVLIWTIHRNKSAEGVSLLTQMLYTLVFLTRYTDLLRHGGWTEPYNVIFKFFYFISSFYTIFLMMRVFPRTRETERAWKMALISVGVCLVLSPIVIPIFGKYPALWFEEILWTFSIILESVCVLPQLLLLRQTTVPTVINSYYLLMLGSYRAFYIINWFVRGVGGDHNVSWISVIFGVVQTAFYIDFAWVYYTRQRVKLRNGGVVDSEDYRNSYIVNKVFNIRRRRSEDEEEQRLHGEDDDSGEHQPTNNRWGARGISVSADDTLEGQHNERSLATDHDAEGFAEDERR